Proteins encoded in a region of the Triticum dicoccoides isolate Atlit2015 ecotype Zavitan chromosome 3A, WEW_v2.0, whole genome shotgun sequence genome:
- the LOC119272333 gene encoding bZIP transcription factor ABI5 homolog isoform X2, translating to MASEMSKDVKFSEEEVTSHPRVLEGEEQAVAPARQSSIFALTLDELQYSVCEAGRNFGSMNMDEFMSNIWNADEFQAATGGGLVGMEVAPVVGAGGGGGGLDAGGSNLARQESFSLPPPLCRKTVEEVWAEINREPRPVHAQPQAARPSQQPPVQPSVPANDRQGTLGELTLEQFLVKAGVVRGSGTGGQAPVPVGMVHGQMNPAQQGQQPGPMMYPIAPANGMFPVMGDGMGFIPNGYAGMVVVPPPPPPQGGVVGIVSPGSSDGRSAMTQADMMNCMGEGAMMENGGTRKRGAPEDLSCERSIERRHRRMIKNRESAARSRARKQAYTVELEAELNHLKEENARLKAEETILLTKKQMLVEKMIEQSKENVNAKKGAPLSRHCGSCIW from the exons GCAGGCGGTTGCGCCGGCGCGACAGTCTTCCATCTTCGCGCTGACGCTGGACGAGCTGCAATACTCGGTGTGCGAGGCAGGGCGCAATTTTGGGTCCATGAACATGGACGAGTTCATGAGCAACATATGGAATGCCGATGAGTTCCAAGCAGCGACCGGCGGTGGCTTGGTGGGCATGGAGGTGGCTCCTGTGGTAGGTGCTGGTGGGGGTGGAGGTGGCCTTGATGCAGGAGGAAGCAACCTAGCCCGGCAGGAGTCGTTCTCCTTGCCTCCCCCGCTGTGCCGGAAGACGGTGGAGGAGGTGTGGGCTGAGATCAACAGGGAGCCCCGCCCGGTGCATGCCCAGCCTCAGGCCGCGCGACCCTCACAGCAGCCTCCTGTCCAGCCATCGGTTCCGGCCAACGACCGGCAGGGGACCCTAGGCGAGTTGACGTTGGAGCAGTTCCTTGTCAAGGCCGGCGTGGTCCGGGGATCTGGCACCGGCGGCCAGGCGCCTGTGCCGGTCGGCATGGTCCATGGACAGATGAACCCCGCGCAACAGGGGCAGCAGCCTGGCCCAATGATGTACCCAATTGCACCAGCCAATGGCATGTTCCCGGTGATGGGCGACGGCATGGGGTTCATCCCCAATGGGTACGCAGGGATGGTTGTggtgccgccgccaccacctcctcaagGTGGGGTGGTGGGTATCGTGAGCCCCGGGTCGTCGGACGGGAGGAGCGCCATGACGCAGGCTGACATGATGAACTGCATGGGCGAAGGAGCGATGATGGAGAATGGCGGCACCCGGAAACGCGGTGCCCCGGAGGATCTGTCTTGCGAGAGAAGCatcgagcgccgccaccgccgcatgATCAAGAACCGTGAGTCAGCGGCACGATCGCGTGCTAGGAAGCAG GCTTATACCGTGGAGCTTGAAGCTGAACTGAACCACCTCAAGGAGGAGAACGCTCGTCTGAAAGCCGAGGAG ACAATTCTGCTGACCAAGAAACAAATG CTGGTGGAGAAAATGATAGAACAGTCCAAAGAGAACGTGAACGCCAAGAAGGGTGCCCCTCTCTCGCGGCACTGCGGCAGCTGCATCTGGTGA
- the LOC119272333 gene encoding bZIP transcription factor ABI5 homolog isoform X1, producing MASEMSKDVKFSEEEVTSHPRVLEGEEQAVAPARQSSIFALTLDELQYSVCEAGRNFGSMNMDEFMSNIWNADEFQAATGGGLVGMEVAPVVGAGGGGGGLDAGGSNLARQESFSLPPPLCRKTVEEVWAEINREPRPVHAQPQAARPSQQPPVQPSVPANDRQGTLGELTLEQFLVKAGVVRGSGTGGQAPVPVGMVHGQMNPAQQGQQPGPMMYPIAPANGMFPVMGDGMGFIPNGYAGMVVVPPPPPPQGGVVGIVSPGSSDGRSAMTQADMMNCMGEGAMMENGGTRKRGAPEDLSCERSIERRHRRMIKNRESAARSRARKQAYTVELEAELNHLKEENARLKAEEKTILLTKKQMLVEKMIEQSKENVNAKKGAPLSRHCGSCIW from the exons GCAGGCGGTTGCGCCGGCGCGACAGTCTTCCATCTTCGCGCTGACGCTGGACGAGCTGCAATACTCGGTGTGCGAGGCAGGGCGCAATTTTGGGTCCATGAACATGGACGAGTTCATGAGCAACATATGGAATGCCGATGAGTTCCAAGCAGCGACCGGCGGTGGCTTGGTGGGCATGGAGGTGGCTCCTGTGGTAGGTGCTGGTGGGGGTGGAGGTGGCCTTGATGCAGGAGGAAGCAACCTAGCCCGGCAGGAGTCGTTCTCCTTGCCTCCCCCGCTGTGCCGGAAGACGGTGGAGGAGGTGTGGGCTGAGATCAACAGGGAGCCCCGCCCGGTGCATGCCCAGCCTCAGGCCGCGCGACCCTCACAGCAGCCTCCTGTCCAGCCATCGGTTCCGGCCAACGACCGGCAGGGGACCCTAGGCGAGTTGACGTTGGAGCAGTTCCTTGTCAAGGCCGGCGTGGTCCGGGGATCTGGCACCGGCGGCCAGGCGCCTGTGCCGGTCGGCATGGTCCATGGACAGATGAACCCCGCGCAACAGGGGCAGCAGCCTGGCCCAATGATGTACCCAATTGCACCAGCCAATGGCATGTTCCCGGTGATGGGCGACGGCATGGGGTTCATCCCCAATGGGTACGCAGGGATGGTTGTggtgccgccgccaccacctcctcaagGTGGGGTGGTGGGTATCGTGAGCCCCGGGTCGTCGGACGGGAGGAGCGCCATGACGCAGGCTGACATGATGAACTGCATGGGCGAAGGAGCGATGATGGAGAATGGCGGCACCCGGAAACGCGGTGCCCCGGAGGATCTGTCTTGCGAGAGAAGCatcgagcgccgccaccgccgcatgATCAAGAACCGTGAGTCAGCGGCACGATCGCGTGCTAGGAAGCAG GCTTATACCGTGGAGCTTGAAGCTGAACTGAACCACCTCAAGGAGGAGAACGCTCGTCTGAAAGCCGAGGAG AAGACAATTCTGCTGACCAAGAAACAAATG CTGGTGGAGAAAATGATAGAACAGTCCAAAGAGAACGTGAACGCCAAGAAGGGTGCCCCTCTCTCGCGGCACTGCGGCAGCTGCATCTGGTGA